In Paenibacillus sp. G2S3, a single window of DNA contains:
- the deoC gene encoding deoxyribose-phosphate aldolase, translating into MSEITLSRIIDHTLLKADARKEDIVKLAEEAKAYKFASVCVNPAWVATAHEVLKDTPEVKVCTVIGFPLGSSTTETKAFETTNAIANGAGEVDMVINIGALKDGNDELVKRDIAAVVDAARGKALTKVIIETCLLTEEEKVRACKLSVEAGADFVKTSTGFSTGGATKEDIALMRATVGPNVGVKASGGVRSAEDAHVMVQAGASRIGTSGGVAIAKGETSQSNY; encoded by the coding sequence ATGAGCGAAATTACACTATCGCGGATTATTGATCATACACTGCTTAAAGCAGATGCACGGAAAGAAGATATCGTTAAATTGGCAGAAGAAGCAAAAGCCTATAAGTTTGCTTCGGTCTGCGTAAACCCTGCTTGGGTAGCTACTGCCCATGAAGTGTTGAAGGATACGCCTGAGGTTAAAGTCTGCACAGTTATCGGTTTCCCGCTTGGATCCTCGACAACAGAGACCAAAGCATTTGAGACTACCAATGCTATTGCTAATGGCGCGGGTGAGGTGGATATGGTCATCAACATCGGAGCGCTGAAAGATGGTAACGATGAACTGGTTAAACGTGATATTGCAGCAGTTGTAGACGCAGCTCGCGGTAAAGCACTGACTAAGGTCATTATCGAAACCTGTTTATTAACGGAAGAAGAAAAAGTCCGTGCCTGCAAGCTTTCTGTTGAAGCTGGAGCAGACTTCGTAAAAACATCCACAGGCTTCTCTACAGGTGGAGCAACGAAGGAAGATATCGCGCTCATGCGTGCAACGGTTGGACCGAATGTGGGTGTGAAAGCTTCCGGTGGTGTACGTAGTGCGGAAGACGCACATGTAATGGTACAAGCAGGTGCAAGTCGTATTGGTACTAGCGGCGGTGTTGCGATTGCTAAGGGAGAAACAAGCCAAAGCAATTACTAA
- a CDS encoding homocysteine synthase, with translation MSEDRKLSFETLTVHAGQEIDPTTFARAVPLYQTTSYGFRDADHAADLFALKEFGNIYTRLMNPTTDVFEQRLAALEGGAGALATASGAAAISFSILNIAGAGDEIVSAASLYGGTYNLFSTTLPKLGIKVHFVDSDNPENFRAAINDKTKALYAETIGNPQGNVLDIEAVAAIAHEHGIPLIVDNTFPSPFLLRPIEHGADIVVHSATKFIGGHGTSIGGIIVDGGKFDWKASGKFPGLTEPDPSYHGVVYTEAVGPIAYIIKARVQLLRDLGASISPFNSWMLLQGLETLHLRMERHSQNALKVAQYLEAHADVEWVSYSGLPTHPSHELAQKYLPKGQGAILTFGIKGGSAAGRKLIENVKLFSHLANVGDSKSLIIHPASTTHAQLSDEEQTTAGVTPELLRLSIGTESIDDIIYDLEQAIAASQQ, from the coding sequence ATGTCAGAAGACCGTAAGCTGTCATTTGAAACTTTGACTGTTCATGCAGGCCAGGAAATTGATCCAACTACTTTCGCACGTGCTGTACCGCTTTATCAGACCACGTCTTATGGATTCCGTGATGCGGATCATGCAGCGGATCTGTTTGCGCTCAAGGAATTCGGTAATATTTACACTCGGCTGATGAATCCGACTACAGATGTATTTGAACAGCGTCTGGCAGCACTAGAAGGTGGAGCAGGTGCACTTGCTACAGCTTCCGGGGCAGCGGCTATTTCTTTTTCCATTCTAAATATTGCGGGCGCTGGGGATGAAATTGTATCTGCGGCCAGCCTGTACGGTGGAACTTATAATCTTTTCTCTACAACGCTGCCTAAGCTTGGTATTAAGGTGCATTTTGTGGATTCGGATAATCCAGAGAATTTCCGTGCTGCGATTAATGATAAAACTAAAGCTTTGTATGCAGAGACCATTGGTAACCCACAGGGGAATGTGCTAGATATTGAAGCCGTAGCAGCGATCGCGCATGAACACGGAATTCCTCTCATTGTGGATAATACGTTCCCAAGTCCATTTTTACTGCGTCCGATTGAACATGGAGCTGACATCGTTGTCCATTCGGCAACCAAATTCATTGGTGGACACGGTACATCTATCGGTGGAATTATTGTGGACGGTGGTAAGTTCGACTGGAAGGCAAGCGGTAAGTTCCCAGGACTTACAGAGCCTGACCCAAGTTATCATGGCGTTGTTTATACGGAAGCTGTGGGACCGATTGCTTATATTATCAAAGCCCGCGTTCAATTGCTTCGTGACCTAGGTGCTTCTATTTCACCATTTAACTCTTGGATGCTGTTGCAAGGGCTCGAAACACTTCATTTGCGGATGGAACGTCACAGCCAGAATGCGCTGAAGGTTGCGCAATATTTGGAGGCACACGCAGACGTAGAGTGGGTAAGCTATTCCGGACTTCCTACTCATCCATCTCATGAATTAGCACAAAAGTATTTACCTAAAGGCCAAGGAGCGATCCTTACCTTCGGTATTAAAGGTGGAAGTGCAGCGGGACGCAAGCTGATTGAAAATGTGAAGCTGTTCTCACATTTGGCGAATGTCGGTGATTCCAAGTCATTGATAATCCACCCTGCAAGCACAACACATGCGCAGCTGTCGGATGAAGAGCAAACCACAGCCGGTGTAACTCCGGAATTGCTACGTTTATCGATTGGTACGGAATCCATTGATGATATTATTTATGATCTGGAACAGGCCATTGCCGCCAGTCAACAATAG
- the aroB gene encoding 3-dehydroquinate synthase, which produces MSANFRVALKKVVDHSYDIEIGERLFNSLIEDLKRGIVENVSKFAIITDSKVEALYGQALLEQLIQNGFRAELFSFPAGEISKTRETKAQLEDQLLSRSYGRDSCIIAIGGGAVTDLAGFLAGTFGRGVPSLNYATTLLAAADASIGGKTGVNTPVATNLIGVFHQPKKVYIDLVTWRTLPVREFRSGLAETIKHACIADAGFFEFLERNMDKVVTAEGELVLDREVCEQIALHNCEIKYDVVEKDELESNLRQVLNLGHTAGRALEALSGYELLHGEAIAIGLSIQVQLAERLGYVTSDQVQRVIALLQKAGLPTEIPATITDRMLIDKMYTDKKVRKGRIRFVFQEGIGSMKRFEDGSYSTPVEEHVLIELLDKIRH; this is translated from the coding sequence ATGTCCGCAAATTTTAGAGTTGCCCTGAAGAAGGTTGTTGATCATTCTTACGACATTGAGATCGGTGAAAGATTATTTAACTCATTAATAGAGGACTTAAAACGAGGAATCGTAGAGAATGTTAGCAAATTCGCGATTATTACGGATTCCAAAGTTGAAGCGCTATATGGACAAGCCTTGCTGGAACAGTTGATTCAGAACGGTTTTCGTGCAGAGCTGTTTTCTTTCCCAGCCGGAGAAATTTCCAAAACCCGTGAAACGAAGGCGCAGTTGGAGGATCAGCTATTAAGTCGTTCTTATGGCCGAGATAGCTGTATTATTGCGATTGGAGGCGGGGCGGTAACAGATTTGGCAGGTTTTCTGGCAGGGACATTTGGCCGGGGAGTGCCGAGTTTGAACTATGCAACTACCCTATTAGCGGCAGCAGATGCATCCATTGGCGGAAAAACAGGCGTAAATACACCGGTCGCTACCAATCTAATCGGTGTATTTCATCAACCTAAAAAGGTATATATCGACTTAGTCACTTGGAGAACACTTCCGGTTCGTGAGTTCCGTAGTGGCTTGGCTGAAACGATCAAACATGCCTGTATCGCCGATGCGGGATTTTTCGAGTTTTTAGAGCGAAATATGGACAAAGTAGTCACCGCGGAAGGTGAATTGGTATTAGATCGAGAGGTTTGCGAACAGATTGCACTTCATAATTGTGAGATCAAATATGATGTAGTAGAGAAGGACGAGCTAGAGAGTAACCTGCGTCAGGTTCTAAATCTGGGGCATACCGCAGGACGAGCGTTGGAGGCTTTAAGTGGTTATGAATTGTTACATGGCGAGGCCATAGCGATTGGACTTTCGATTCAGGTGCAGTTAGCAGAGCGCTTGGGGTATGTAACTTCGGACCAAGTCCAGCGTGTAATTGCATTGCTACAGAAGGCGGGTCTGCCAACTGAAATCCCAGCAACCATTACAGACAGAATGCTAATCGATAAGATGTACACAGATAAAAAAGTACGTAAAGGGCGGATACGATTTGTATTCCAAGAAGGAATCGGCTCGATGAAACGTTTTGAAGATGGTTCTTATTCAACTCCAGTTGAGGAGCATGTCCTAATAGAACTTTTAGATAAAATTCGCCACTAA
- a CDS encoding ketoacyl-ACP synthase III, which yields MGHITIRQAAYYHPEHVVSNDYYLEHFQSMGKDIKRFLEVMGRDRRYIVKEQGENALTMGLKAAQKALQEANLQGEDMDMIMFASQTPEYTYPTNALLLHRMLQGKHRTITQDSNANCAGMVSAVEQTSRYMQANPSIRYALVVGSDYSSVNCNTDDEITYPNFGDAAAAVILERSNEHAGFIDSLYYTDSEGSENIMFPACGLSNIYHEDITPEQIRIRWTPFDGTVCVNAAVADMKELLSRNGLTTDDISAFCLSQFSLKNIQLIQEGLGLTDEKFIYVGDEFGYTATSSPFIAFQRGVEDGRIKRGDYVFFWSVGAGWQIPTMLYQY from the coding sequence TTGGGACATATAACCATCCGCCAAGCAGCTTATTACCATCCGGAGCATGTCGTATCTAATGATTATTATCTGGAGCATTTCCAGAGTATGGGCAAGGACATCAAGCGATTCCTAGAAGTCATGGGTCGTGACCGGAGGTACATCGTAAAAGAACAGGGTGAAAATGCCCTAACGATGGGACTTAAGGCCGCCCAAAAAGCGCTACAAGAAGCCAATTTACAAGGTGAAGATATGGATATGATCATGTTCGCTTCACAGACACCGGAATATACCTATCCTACCAACGCACTCCTGCTGCACCGTATGCTTCAAGGTAAACATCGGACCATTACGCAAGATTCCAATGCCAATTGTGCAGGAATGGTGTCTGCCGTGGAGCAGACAAGTCGTTATATGCAGGCTAATCCTAGCATCCGGTACGCGCTCGTCGTGGGAAGCGACTATAGCTCGGTGAACTGCAATACAGATGATGAAATTACTTACCCTAACTTTGGGGACGCCGCAGCAGCAGTGATTCTGGAGCGCAGCAACGAGCATGCAGGATTTATAGATTCCCTTTATTACACCGACTCTGAGGGCTCAGAGAACATTATGTTCCCTGCTTGCGGTCTATCAAATATTTATCACGAAGACATTACACCGGAGCAAATTCGGATACGCTGGACACCCTTTGACGGTACAGTTTGTGTAAATGCGGCGGTTGCAGACATGAAAGAGCTTCTCTCAAGAAACGGCCTGACTACAGATGATATATCTGCCTTCTGCCTTTCACAATTTTCTCTCAAAAATATCCAACTCATCCAAGAGGGTCTTGGACTTACCGATGAAAAATTCATCTATGTAGGTGACGAGTTCGGGTATACAGCTACAAGCAGTCCTTTTATTGCCTTCCAACGTGGCGTCGAAGACGGACGAATCAAACGTGGCGATTATGTCTTCTTCTGGTCGGTTGGCGCGGGTTGGCAAATTCCTACAATGCTTTATCAATATTAA